Proteins encoded in a region of the Sebastes fasciatus isolate fSebFas1 chromosome 9, fSebFas1.pri, whole genome shotgun sequence genome:
- the vip gene encoding VIP peptides isoform X1: MCKAMLQRTGPQLLFLIALCSVLYTRTLSLPYTSMRPTRHADGLFTSGYSKLLGQLSARRYLESLIGKRVSDELMEEPVKRHSDAIFTDNYSRFRKQMAVKKYLNSVLTGKRSLEDPGTSDPEESRDEPNTFQESYDDINVDHLLNNFHLPL; this comes from the exons GTGTAAAGCGATGTTACAGCGGACCGGCCCCCAGCTGCTGTTCCTAATAGCCCTGTGCAGTGTGTTGTACACCCGGACTCTGAGTCTGCCATACACATCCATGAG ACCGACGAGACACGCAGACGGTCTGTTCACCAGCGGATACAGCAAACTGCTCGGACAGCTGTCAGCGAGGAGGTACCTGGAGTCTCTGATCGGGAAGCGGGTCAG CGATGAGCTGATGGAGGAGCCGGTGAAGCGCCACTCAGACGCCATCTTCACAGACAACTACAGCCGCTTCCGCAAGCAGATGGCCGTCAAGAAGTACCTGAACTCAGTGTTAACAGGAAAGAGGAG CCTAGAAGATCCTGGAACCAGCGACCCAGAGGAGTCCAGGGACGAACCCAACACCTTCCAGGAGAGCTACGATGACATCAACGTAGATCACCTCCTAAACAACTTTCATCTg cCACTTTGA